A segment of the Ipomoea triloba cultivar NCNSP0323 chromosome 1, ASM357664v1 genome:
tcgaactattttgaaattaacaattaagccatcgaactattttgaaattaacaattaagccatcgaactcgaatatattccaaataagccactgaaccaaaaaaaacaaaaaaaaaaacaaagtaataAGACACTAAAccgggaaaaaaaataataattaaatttttaacatgTCATTTGCATATTCTTGCCATTGGCGACGACTTTTCTGGCGACCGGCGAAAGCTTCCAGAGAAGGCAACCTGCGAccagttttggtcaccttctccggGACATCACGACAGATTTGGGAGTCTGTTTAATTTCAATACCTTTAAATTTATacttagtttgattttaatgaTTCTAATTGCTACCAATTTGTAAGGTTTAATTGAGTTTTAgttttacaattcaaattacgATGTTAATACCAATTATTTAGATAAAATTTGTATGTAGTTTAATTTGCATTGGATTATACATGTAATACggataattttttaattgtttttaaaaattacatttttgaattttcatttttgttatctttaatatataaaagtaattttatattgacataaaataataattttgaagagaaaataatatttattgagaaaaataataattttttaatatgatatgatgttgaaatttacttttaaaagtgaattgAGATGTAATGAAAATAGTAAAGTAGCTTATAGCTACAAATTTTATGCTATAAAAATAGCATCCATATTTAGAAATGAAAGAATATTACACGAATAAAATAGTCTTGTTTAGAAATGAAAGAATTTTATCTTTCATGTTCGATGGTGCCAGACTAGGGAAATCAACACGTGACATGTGTTGAGTGGCGATGCGCGAGTACGGTTGAGGACGTGGGACGAGTAATAGCCTCACGTACTGATAAGTGATAAGCTATAATCCTATATGATATGATcgaatggaaaaggaaaatttaataaattatgttgtcTCCCAGTATTTTAGAAAACGTTTAGAAAATGACGATTGAAAACAGTGCGTGGGGCCATGGGGGACTAGGCATGGAGGtacacaaatttttatttatttattttttttgggaaagAACAAAAACGAGTTCTGAAATTTAAATGCGTCCATTCAATCAATTTCGTactaaattttcatttcattcaAATTCTCACCAAACCAAAATACAATTTGTTAGGAAAATTAACtaacattaaatttaaaccTTCGAAAGGATGACCGAATGAGTTAAATATGATTTTCATACCAAAAAATTATTGGTTTGGAGTTGAGTTTATCCTCGAGTAGTGGTCGACGGAATAAAAATTGTTCCACATTAAAAAAGTAAATGGATTCTTAATCAATTTACCAAATTAATCGATTATATTTTGAGgccatgaaaaatattttcctcattcttataaaatattttatatttcctcaaaaaaaaatattttatataagttaaacaaagaaaaagtcgatttttttcaaatttaagaaaaacATTTTTCTGCCAAACAAATCTGccctcaaattttattttgaatacaactaactctatctctattacattgtaatatctgCACTCAAGTTAAATAACACAATTCAGTTACGAAAGAGGAATTTAATTTGCAAAAGGAAGTAATTTGAGTGGGAAGGACAAGCACGTAAATGAGTAGTGAGGATTATGTGCTGTTCAAATGAAGCAGCGCCACGTAGGGGAAATGTCGTGAGAAGCTGCCTAAAATCATGTGACTGGCGGAAGCATTTTGGGAGCAAATCCATATTTGTCAACATACAATCattacattttatttgttatttaaaggaataactaacatttttttattaattacttaattaagcAATCACCTAATCATCGGCCATTGAAATACTTATACGAAGAGTACTCGTATACTTCTTTGGACTATCACTGAGACACTGACTGATTCCTATTCTCTCGCTTCTCTTGTCAGATGCTACAACTATCATACCAAGCGTTTTCAGCATGATTGATGTGGTAATGTTCTTCGAGAAACTTCGTGGTAGTAGATGATGAATTGATGATAGTAGTAACGGTTGATTTTGTTGATTGAGTTTTTGCGGTGTTGTTAATGTACAGGAGGATGTGGTGCCGCAGCAGGTTCACGGACCGGGAGGAGACGATGCCGGCGTTTACTATTCGATCGACGAGGCGCTTTCTGCGGCGGAGTTTGGGAGATTCCAGTATTCGGTGCTTGCATATGCAGGGCTGGGATACCTTATGGACGCCATGGAAGTGATGCTTTTGTCGTTTATTGGCCCCTCTGTTAAGTCTCTATGGGGACTATCCGCCGCCGAGGAAGGCTTAATCACCACCGTCGTGTTCGCCGGCATGCTGATCGGAGCTTATTCCTGGGGCGTCTTCTCCGATAATTTCGGAAGAAGGCTAGTTTCCTCATTTCATATACTCGTCTTTATCTTTATGCGTTTTTGCATTACTTGAGTAGCTAATTGCTTGTTTGATCTATGAACCAGTAAGATGATTATACAGTCACACTAAAATATAGATGCTCTAATCATCATTTGCATCCTGTATGTATATCTGATCTGCAACAATGGTTTTGGATCTGAGAGAAACCATTAGATAAACTGGTTTGCCCTAATACGTCTGTATCTAAATGTGTGACCAAGGTTTTTATTTACTGAACAATGGGAATGATTAAGAAGTATGATAGAAAAAGTGCTTCACCTTATTCTCAAGTACACAATAAACTGAATATACAAATTAAGTCTGTTTGTAAACAAGGTAGATGACATTTCATTACACTTTTGTCTTGTTTTACAGGATAATGTTTACTTAATTTGTCTGGTACCTAACATTAACAATGGTTTACTTTCATTTGGCATACAGGAAGACTATGCTGAGCATAGCAATTGTGACTACCATATTTGCTCTTTTAAGCTCATTTTCCCCGAATTATACATCCTTGCTCGTTCTTCGTGCATTGGTTGGTACCGGCCTGGGTGGCGGGTCTGTATACTTGTGTTGGTTTCTTGAATTTGTACCTCCAAAAAACCGCGGCATGTGGATGGTTATCTTTTCAACTTTCTGGACAGTTGGGACAATTCTTGAGGCTATTTTGGCATGGGTATGTGCACCGGATAGCCAGTATTTACATAGATCTTGTGCTTAATGCAGCTCTGAGCAATCTGCCTGAGGTTTTTTTTTGGTGCTTGATACTTCTGATTCACATTGAACTTATAATATAAGTGTTTCCTGTCTCCAACCCATGTGTGATAAAGCTTATACAGCTGCCTCTCTTAGAAACTCAGCTAATATGAGTGCCCTACATCCTTCATGAATCATCAGGCTTTTTCAGTTTCCAAGTTATTTGGTAACTCTCTTCTGGTTAATGCTATATTGTAATCTAGGCTTTATTTCTTGTCCCTATTCTATTTTTGGTTCTTAAGTAGTGAAGTATGCATGTAGGGGAACCCCTTGACTCCGTATCTATTTCTGCACATGCATATCCTGGTGAATAAAGCTTATGCACATGCTTAATATTTGTTGTAGGTTGTTATGCCAGGATTGGGTTGGAGGTGGTTGCTTGTACTGTCATCCTTACCATCTTTTGCAGCAGTTGCCTTTTATGGGTTTTCGGTAGAATCTCCTAGGTATTTATGTACCATAGGTAGGATAAAAGATGCTCATAGCATTTTACAAAGGATAGCTGAAGTCAATCAGACAAAACTTCCGGTTGGAATGCTTGTTTGTGAGCAAATGACTGTGGTCAATCAAGAAGCATTATTACCCAAGCAAAACAACAGCTATGCTAGATATAAAGCCGGATTTTCATctctgttttcaattttttcatccAGTTTGATAGGAACTACCCTTCTCATATGGGTGCAATATTTTGGGAATGCATTTCTATATTATGGGGTTGTTCTGATGACCTCAGAGCTTAGCAGTGACCAAACTAGCTGCATGTCAACTATTTCAGACTCAAATGACGGGTCTAGCCTCTATAGAGATGTCTTTTTCACCAGTCTAGCAGGTACGCTTTTGTTGGTTTCTGTTTGAATACCTCATGCCACTGCTGCTTATCTCATCTAACCTTTCTCGTGTTTCAGTTGCAGTTAATTGCAAAGCAGTGACTGTTGGCCACTTTCAGTTTCTTTTttcgtttattttttaatgaaaagttTTTGTATGCAGAGGTTCCTGGTCTTATTTTAGCAGCAGTCCTTGTGGACAAAATAGGTCGAAAATTCTCAATGGTGTTTATGTATGCATTGGGCTTCCTATTTCTTTTACCACTTGTTTTACAGCAGGATGAAGCTTTAACTACTCTCTTATTATCTGGAGCTCGTATGTGTTTTCTTGGAACATTCACAATTACTGTTATATATTGTCCTGaggtaataattttattttatttttggatagtAATGCGTTTTTTATTCTGATATGAAAAGTTAAGCTGGCGAAGTGAGAGGTACTTGAACTCATATTTACACTTAATGCTGATGTGGTGAGCGAGACAATATGGTTGCGGTGGTTGAAGCAACCAACTCCATCCCTGCTACATTAGCATAGAGTACCAATCCGAGTGCATGTAACCATACTCCAAATTTGGATATGCATATGCTAGATTTTCACGTGGCTTTAGATGAATGTCAATAAACAGTAggtgtttatttgttttcttgtctGCAGATATATCCTACCTCCGTCAGGACAACTGGTTCTGGAGTTGCCAACGCTGTTGGACGAATTGCGGGCATGATCTGTCCTATTGTTGCTGTTCAATTTATTTCGGGGTGTGAAATAATGGCTGCCATACTTTTATTTGAGGTTATAGCAGTTGTTTCAGGACTTTGTGTTCTGCTTTTCCGGACGGAAACCAAGGGCCAGCAACTTAGTGATACGGTGGTTGCTTCATGAACATTTGTTTCCGACTATTCAAAAACTGCGTGCTACGCTTCTCAGTAATAATCTAATAAAATGTATTCGTGTTTGATTTGCATATTGCTGCCTGCCTGTTTttcatggcaaattattgtatggaccatataattgtgtggaccataaataaaatatatatttttaatacattaaaagtatattatttgtgtactattatttaattatatataaaaaaaatcatgtcctttcaaataatgtacggagtactttatatatataatgtactttttttttttaacaatgtgAATCTATTATAACCAAATCAAAAGGTTCTCTACAAGCTAAGCCCAAAactgactatatatataatgtacttttaataattaaaaatgcactttttatttatgattcacacaaatgtgtggaccataatgtGTGTTACGCAtatttgtttttcaaattttgccATTCTGGACCTTTTCAGATGAATCAGAATAACAAGGGAAAGAGAGAAAAGACTCAGATTATGATCAAAATAAATAGAGGGCACTAGAAAAAATATCACTGTTTTGGAATCAAAATTTTTCCTGCAGTCAGAGTTGGGCTTTGTCACAAGTTGCCAGTTAGCCATTTATGATAACTAACTAATTATCAGCATAGGAAGAAAAACCTCAGTTGATCTTAGGCTTTGGTCTTCTTGGCCTCAAAACAAACCACAGAATGAAGAGGACGACCAGAAAGGCAGGTATGGTTGTCATGTCAAACTCAACATCAACTTTCCGGTTCCTTGTGCAATGAATTGGATGGAGACTGGCAAGAGTGGCATTTACATATTCAGCAAACCTGCAAAATGAGAGCACTTTCTTAATGAACAAAGCAAGAGAACAGAATGTAGGTGCACTACAAGCTGAATCCATAgcaaaaaaatacggagtatatattaatcATTGAGGATTATGTGGAATTTCCAGTGATTATAAATTGATCTATAAAGGGAGGACAGACTACATATTTACATCATATAGCTCTATAGCTTCAAATTCATTCATGTTCAGGGAccaaaaaaactgaaaaatttaTTGAATACTGGTCTTCTTCACAAAAATTGGTCACATATCAGTAAATACAAGCAAAGGAGAGAAGCTAACCCTTTTGATGCATCCTCTAGGGTGTGCACAAGTGCCAATGCATCTGTATATCGAAGTTCCCCTGAAACACTTGAAATCTGAAAAGAGACTCAAATCAtgagcaagagagagagagatccaTACTGTGTACCAAATATCAGCAAACATGATACTATTAATCAGAAGAAAATAGCATTTTACCCAAAAGATTTTTCACATAACAGAGGTTAGACATTCTTATATGAAATGACCAATAGATGAGTTTAGAGGATGCCTTGGAATTTATTTATAAGCTCTTGTAGCACCATCTAGTTTCATATTTTGCAAGGAAGTGGGAGTCTGGGaacatgaaaatttttaattgcaTTCTATATACGGCTATATGCAACACTAGAGTATGCAGAACTGTAAAACTCTCCAGTGTGGAAAAGAAAGCTAAAACTGTGCTTTGCTTACCCTTCTCCACAAGCTGACAACATAATTGTATTTGTTCAATAACTCACGCTCTTGAGACTTAAACGGCTTGAAAGTCCGCTCTGCTGTTTCATGTTAAGTAGAACAAATGTAGATGGCATTTACAATTTTAAAGGGCAAAGAGTATACAATAATTTCTTGgacaaatattttgaaaattatgcTTTTGGATTCTGGACCTAGTCAACATATGCCAAGGATACAAGTTATATCACAGATAAGAAATGTCTAACTACTAGCCATGGTATTTTAGCCAAGGATACAAGTACCTTAATCATTGGCATGCTTTCAGTTCGTAACATGTCAAAAATGCAACTACAAATCTCCAACTAAACACAATGCAGTGTAGCTGAATTTCAGTGAGTAAAGATAATAAACATGGGAAATTGATCTATGATAGTATGATTGAAGGATACACGTCTTCTCCCTGACAAGGCGGCTAATAGCTGAGTTGACAAGTAGAATTGATTCCTCAAGAGCTGTGAGTATATAACTTCGAGCAATAGTATCAGACAGAAATCTTGAGGTGTGCCAGCCTTGAGAAGTGATGGACAACGGGTTGCAACCCACTGACCATATCCAATCCTGTTAAAAAACCAGACACTAATAAGATTGAGTTAAGTAGAAAAAACCCAACTCAGTGGCACATGATCCTCCAGTTAAAGGCTAAATTAGGATGCATGGAAGAAATTGCATGTTATATTAGATATGGCTAGAGATAAATTGACCTGAATGGTTCACAAAATAAGCATGCATTGGCATTTTCTAGTGTCAAAAGTtgatcacaaaattttaaaaaaaaaaaagaaaaaaaaaagaaaaaagtattcAATTAGAACACATTGCACAGACGTTTTCTAGTCTTTAAATAAGCAGAGAAGTAAAGGTCAACTTGAAAGGGTCTGTCTAAAGATATCCAATATTTGTCATCTCCTCACAAGGCATGAGTTGCCTGTGACCATTTATCTTCTATCTGTGGTCATAGAAGTGTGTACCTGGATGTCTAGATGTTGACTTGTTCAAAGGAGTGAAAACACTTCATGTCAAATTAGACAGATATGTCCATCCATTGTATCAACTTAAAAAACCAATAATTCAACTCACTGCTTTTACAATAAAATGATTTAATCAAATACTACAAAAATTGTGATCAATTTTATAACAATAAAGAACCATAAAGAGTAATGTAGACAAAGGAGTTCCCTTAGATGGATAAAGTCTACACCTATGACAACGTAATAAGTATACAACTCAATAATCAATGAGTATAAGAGACCAAACTCAAGGATTATGATGGGTTATTGAAATAGGAAAAGATATTAGCAGAATCCTATGCTGATTTTTCCTCTCACACAATGAACCTTGGGAAAAAAAGAGAATTTTCCCTCCTTGTCTTCTAGATTGTAATTTCTCTCCTTTTcaataaaatatactttttccaacaaaataaaattaacaagaatGCATAATATTGGCAATTTAAGAAAATAGCAGACACATTAGTTCTTTAAACAAGCATGAAAAGTAGGGAGGATGGAGAAGAGAGTGTGAGAGATAGAGAGAAGATTCATGagtcaaatgtttaagatttctACAAGCATAAGGCACTTGATTAGCATTTGAGCTTAAAAATGAACAAATCCTGAAAAGCTTTAAATTATCAGGTAATCATGGAGGAAACATAAATTAACATCCCATGGAAGGCAAACCTCAATTGCAGTTTCATGGGCTTGACTGTAAACAAGATGGAGAGGAAGTATTCCTGCCAGATGTTCAGAAACAGCAGCTAAAGCAGCCTTTATAGGCCTCCTGACAGACCATGGGAAGAAAAAGGCTAAATGAGTACTATAATTAATACTGCTTTCAAGAATGAGAACAATATTTTATCTGAGGCAAAAGCAAAATATAAGTGCTCAGGATGAAGGATGATACAGTCTGTGGTCATGATATTTctatctttttagtttttaccaAACTGATATCAAAATGGTGATTATACAATGTGAATGCACCGAGTGTTAACACAATAAATTAATGATTCTAAATTAATTACTTCAAAACAACCTGCATATACTTAAAACGACTTTAGACAGAGCATAGGATTCCAAATATGCATTGTCAGAAAATAATTTGCTATCTATACCAATTATAAATGCATCATAGATTCATAATAATTCGTTCCTATCTATGCCATTAATTTTAGATTCAAAATAATGCTGCTACTATCTATGCCAAATATCATCATAGATTTAAAATATAACCTCAAGTCCCACTTAAGTGACTTCCCATTACACTGCAGATGACTTTCCCATGATGATGATTCTGACTGAACAACAATAACCATATCGGATAGTGCCTTTGCTTGGTAATGCTTGTCAACTAACAATGTTTCCCCATGAATAAACCAAAAAATAGGGATTTCGAGAGTCGACCTGCTATGTGCATGTGACCCTGCATCATCAAAGAATTGACAGCAAGTCAGTAACTATACTTACAAGTGTAATATCAGCCATGACCGCCAAACCCCCCCAAATAAATAAACCTAaagatatttataatttatgagCCATGcctattaatttattatagatACCCATGCACATGTACAACTTAAATTTGTCAAGACAACCAGGGCAAGGTTGGTTCTTCACCATATCTTGGGAAATCaaggaaaaacaaaacacaCCAAAAATACACATTTCGTGAAACAAACCTTTCAAAGAACCATGATCATTCAATCGTTGTAACTGATGTTGGAGAATGGAAGAATCAAGATAGGAACGGACAGTTTTCCTGTATGTTCCATTAACCAGTAACAGAGGGACAGCAGCAGCTCTTCTAGCCACAGAAAAAGCCATTGCCAAAGCAGGATCTTCAGACAGAGATAACCTACAAGTGTTAGGtgaaatgatgaaaatattaCAGACATAAGCACATCCACAAAGAAAGAGCATATGAACAAACTGCCCACAAGGTTCATGCAACATACACAAAGAAAGAGCATTCTCTCCTTTTCATAGTTTTTAGGGATggggatttatttatttattttggtggaGGAGTTAGGGGGAAATATAGGACTTCTACTTTCTACATCTGCAGGGATAACATAGGGTAATGTAAGAGAAAATTCAAAGAGGTTAGACCAAACAGGGAGAAGACAAATAAGTCAATGGCAAACATTTACAATGTCACCTGCTATAAAAGCAAAGGAGAGAATCCAAATGAAAAAGGAGCCAACACATACATATGTTGACTGAACATCACTTTCTGAGAAGGCAATTTCAGCATTGAAAGTCCTTCCATTATAGACTTGAGGTCAACGGGCAGCAATTTAACATTTCTAAATTTCTGCAGATTAAATTTGGGGAAACATTAGTCATAAGAAATACTGTCAATTtcacattataaaaaaaaattatcataccTCCTCTGTGATAAAAAACAGCTGAAAAGATAGTTTCTCATAGTAGTGAAATGCCCCATCAGCAAGCGAAGGAGATATAACATGTCTCATTGACCCCCACAAGGTAGCACCCAAATGTGCAAGGAAAGTATCACGTGCTACGGTgtaattttgaaaatcctgCAGCATCAAATTCCTTGTTACTTCTTCATTGTcattaatttcctttttcaagTGCCAATATTACAACTCTATTTTGCAGATATGGTCCAGATTGCAAGCACTTTCAAAATTTTACAGAATAAAATTTCAGCAAACAAGTGTCTCAAACGACTGAGCAAATATATAAAAGCCAATGACACACCTCTTTAGTATCACTGAATAAATTCCAATTCTCCATCCTTTTCAATGCATCCACAGCCTTTTGTTTATGGCTTTCATCATACTCCTCACCCTCAAAAGACTGTAGTTCGTTTTTCAAATCCCGCATTCTCTCATCAAGCTCTGGCATCAGAATTCCAAAATAAATCATTACCTACCCTGCCACTATCAGGGGACAAAAACAAGCATTCACATAATGAAATTCATTGACAACTGCAGTTCCATCCAGATCCAGTGGTCAGCTCTGATCATCTTAGTGGTGCTACAGTGATTCTCTGACCGTAGACAAGCACAATGATTGAGTGGCAGTTAGAAGGCTCGGATGGAAGAAAGTTGAGTGACAAGAGGGCTTGGAGAGAAGAAAGAAGTTTGAGAGAGAGAGTGACTAAATCAGATTAAGATGGATAGGAGGGTTATATAGGTATAAGAAACAATGGAACAAAGAAAAAACATTTTACATGGCTTTTGAAGCATAGAAAcaagtttcaactttcaaggaAAACAATTTAGGTGGGCTTCAATTCAGTAAACATCATAAATACTGAATACATGACCCCATTGGATTACATTTTAATCAAACATACAGAAATTTGATaggggaaaaaataaaaaaagtagaCCAGAAAGAAGTAGCACAGGTTTCATGAAGCTTGAACTACACAATCTATAAGGTACAAGGAAAAGGGCAGAAAAGAATTccaattcataaaataattatatatatatataactgagGTGGAGAACAGAAAGTTACCTTCACAAAGAGCAAGCTTAACCCTCCTACCTTTGCAATGTTTGAAAGCAAACAGCTCGTATATGTCAATTTCTGCAAGAAGGATATCTATGGCTTGATGATCTTTCTGCATCTGCATTTTCAAAGATGAAAATGATAGAAACATTAATATCCAAATTTATCCTAAATTTCTAACCCCTGCATAAGAATtagtattaataaataaaataaaataaaaaaggagcAAACCATATGGGAGCTCAGAAGAGTCAGCTAGTTCGAATCCTATATTCAAGCACAGCATATGTGATCTATCAGCATAGTATGCAGGATCCTGAATTGGGAAACTATTTTCTGGCCCTGGTAACTCAGTTGTTAGTCTACTAGCAATACATGCAGTGACTACAATTTCCTACCATATACCTCTACATTGAGATGAAAAGGCCAAGCCTAAACAAAATCTTCAGTATTCCGTAAGTCCTAGATGTGCCATGCAAGCCACTTACTCCCAAAAAccaataaattatatttctttaatcaGGCATTCTTCTCTTATACCTTTCtaaaatatttagttatttataaataactaTAACTATGTAAGAAGTAAATGAAAATGCCCTCACAGCATTTTAGCAGAACAAAGCAACTTCAGAAAATATGAGCACCAAaacttttctttaattaaattaataaatgaataaagaaaaaaaagcaaGATTGGATCTTTCCAGAACATACATCACCAAATACTGCAAACTTCTCTTGTATCGCCTCTTGCAATATATCTTCAGCCTCTTCTTCAGAAATTTCTGGTGCAATTAAATTacatttaagaagaaaaaagaaatagaaatgacATAAAAGGATAAGAGGCTCTGCAAAAGACTGAGGTCTACATAAAATGCATTTAATAGAAGTGCGGAAACTAGAAATGCTACAACTTTGACATAGATGTACTAATTTAGAagtaaatctttttttttgtaacCAATTAGACCAAAGAATCACAGATTTCATGGCATTTTACTAATTCCATATATTCTTGCAGCTTTAGGAATAGGTCAAGCCATTATGGACACCCTTTCTGAAGAAAAAGAATTTCTCAACAAAAATATTGTTCAGATTATGCACCCTTGGTTTCAGATTAATTCATCAAGTTATTAAAATCCTTCtccatggaaaataaaataagaaaccaaaattcaaagaaTAGGGCcacaaatatgatttaaaaagcAGTAAATACAACAAACTAAACAAAGACTGCACCCTCATTTACGATATCTCTGCCAACTTTATATCACAAAAATATTACTTAAGCTGGTTAGCAAAGCCTAGATCAAATTGTCAAATGCAcataaagtagaaaaaaaaaattaaatcagaaAGCATCCTTTCACTGCAGTACCTGCAACTGCACCTAAGGTTTTTTCTACACTTGGTAAGCTCAGTTCTGTGCGAACACCTTCTCCACCAACAGCAGGCCCCCATGTAAAGGGCCCCGCAGACAAGTCGATAAATGCCCATCTGAGAGCCAAATACATCAGAGTCAAGAATCGTGGTAAACATAAAGAAAGCTGTTAGGTGAGAAGCACATACAAACAACCATGCCACAAACAGGAATAGAAAATGAACCTGTGATTTCCTATCCATGTATCCGTGAGACATTCTTCATGTAAACCACTAAAATCCCCAGATTTTAACTCCTTATCAAAGAGAATCTGCAAATCTTCATTTTTCCCTTTCAAGAACTTCAGAAGAATTGCAAGTTAGAATATTTCAACAGTCTATTTTTATTGTGCTTCAAATGATAGAATAAACTTAACTCTAAAACTGAAATGATTGCTCAATTAAAATGAGTTGgttttcttttaaagaaaataactaGTGCTTGTTTACCCCATCTTAGTTTGGGCCTAATATAATCCAAAAAACAGAAGTTAGGCCAGACACTAAGAATTTAAAAGAACTTTCAAGGCTAGATAAGAgggaaaattcaatttttcaaatttcaataaaCCCCAACATTTGAACTTCTTGAAAAAGGCTTCTTAAGAAGCTCAAGTTGAGCCAAACAAGCCTTTACTTTGAATATGCCATATGTCCATATATTTACATTCTGCAATGGTCAATTTAAAGGAACTAAAATCACTTCTAAATGAACTAAATTCGCAGTT
Coding sequences within it:
- the LOC116024686 gene encoding organic cation/carnitine transporter 7-like, which translates into the protein MIDVEDVVPQQVHGPGGDDAGVYYSIDEALSAAEFGRFQYSVLAYAGLGYLMDAMEVMLLSFIGPSVKSLWGLSAAEEGLITTVVFAGMLIGAYSWGVFSDNFGRRKTMLSIAIVTTIFALLSSFSPNYTSLLVLRALVGTGLGGGSVYLCWFLEFVPPKNRGMWMVIFSTFWTVGTILEAILAWVVMPGLGWRWLLVLSSLPSFAAVAFYGFSVESPRYLCTIGRIKDAHSILQRIAEVNQTKLPVGMLVCEQMTVVNQEALLPKQNNSYARYKAGFSSLFSIFSSSLIGTTLLIWVQYFGNAFLYYGVVLMTSELSSDQTSCMSTISDSNDGSSLYRDVFFTSLAEVPGLILAAVLVDKIGRKFSMVFMYALGFLFLLPLVLQQDEALTTLLLSGARMCFLGTFTITVIYCPEIYPTSVRTTGSGVANAVGRIAGMICPIVAVQFISGCEIMAAILLFEVIAVVSGLCVLLFRTETKGQQLSDTVVAS
- the LOC116012769 gene encoding uncharacterized protein LOC116012769 — its product is MIEKSQDFKARALIPCRKIDVSDQKALIPCRKIDVSDQKNAENCRKIDVSDQKNAENRCYVVQNKELQSKILQSGSVPESVLALDKIKKPLYEKHPMAKFSWTVTEETDTVEWYKRCLDVLNNVENLSQGKDAATIIQSKVMQFLKGKNEDLQILFDKELKSGDFSGLHEECLTDTWIGNHRWAFIDLSAGPFTWGPAVGGEGVRTELSLPSVEKTLGAVAEISEEEAEDILQEAIQEKFAVFGDMQKDHQAIDILLAEIDIYELFAFKHCKGRRVKLALCEELDERMRDLKNELQSFEGEEYDESHKQKAVDALKRMENWNLFSDTKEDFQNYTVARDTFLAHLGATLWGSMRHVISPSLADGAFHYYEKLSFQLFFITEEKFRNVKLLPVDLKSIMEGLSMLKLPSQKVMFSQHMLSLSEDPALAMAFSVARRAAAVPLLLVNGTYRKTVRSYLDSSILQHQLQRLNDHGSLKGSHAHSRSTLEIPIFWFIHGETLLVDKHYQAKALSDMVIVVQSESSSWESHLQCNGKSLKWDLRRPIKAALAAVSEHLAGILPLHLVYSQAHETAIEDWIWSVGCNPLSITSQGWHTSRFLSDTIARSYILTALEESILLVNSAISRLVREKTSERTFKPFKSQERELLNKYNYVVSLWRRISSVSGELRYTDALALVHTLEDASKGFAEYVNATLASLHPIHCTRNRKVDVEFDMTTIPAFLVVLFILWFVLRPRRPKPKIN